The genome window tacctctgatccaccgcaatttCCAgttgtcctgagcgcgttcacaacagccagtgagtggcgaagagcaagcaaccataacttcagtcgatcaggctcaaaagttgggagtctgtGAAATCACAGggtcgcagggtttaatttggttttgtctatgtttttttttttttttttttactctcaaagccgtgggttcCATTGACTGTCATTATATGATGACAGACtgcaaaatctttgtttgtgttctactgaagaaaaaaatcttgaatgccctgggggtagacagatcaaattttaatttttgggtgaactcccTTTAAGTCTATGCTTATATCCATAGCTGTAAGCTTTTTTAGTAGCTGTAGAtatcgtatcagtattttttttttccccgagttgtgttgtggtaaaaatagcaacaggcaaTGCCAGTAGCTccctgagtgcaaccattttacatcatcaaaataatggcaccctgcatagtccaaaatatgtatgaatgatgtggattttttttaataatttttaaaaaaatctttcattggttttctactacatatttatacatatacatacgagtaTATTAAGCCATGGAAGTCTTAATACTCAGGGTTCCCTTTAAGGTTATGTTAATATAtctacatttaaatcattttaaccAACTGAGGTCAAGAGATCATTCCCAATGGCAGCAATAAATCACAAAAGATTTCAAACATAGTTTTTTATTGAACTCAAACAGATGCAAGTGGTCACTTGATTCTCAATAAAACTCATGACAGTGAGTGTCCTGCTTATATCAGTTGCAAATACAGTGGTTTATTATTACCATTATATCCCAAGGTGAAACACAGCATGATGCACATAGCTTAAAacctatttgtatttttttaaatgacatatCATAGTGTGGGAACTGAAGGAACTATTGtacaatttacaaaaacaaaactcaAACTGCCAAACTACAAAAAGAGTATCAAAACCAAAACTCTGTTTGATGGCTTCTACTTTAACAGCTGCATAAAATCATACTACTGTGTCAAATTTCCCTGTATAAAAAAGTAAATCCCAGTGGTTTGCTATTGGTTTAGGATGGACTGTAAACAGAATATAAATGGAGGGTATAAATCATCAGTTACGCACCTTACAAACAGTATCCCTGCATATCAAGTGACTATTTGGTATAACAAAGCTTTTCAGTTGCATAGGGGAAAACCAACACATAGTCAGACATGAGGTTTTTAAACATCTACCCCCTTTTATGTTTAAAACTCTGTGATTTAGAAAAGTGAGATATTTCAGATGTCCATGTCTGGTCTACAACTACAGCAGTAGCCTTCTTAATCCAACAAAgaataatgcaataaataaataagcaataaaTAAAGCAGCAAATTAACATCTAATTACAACATAATTAACATAACCATGTGCATTAACATATCTTAATACTCCAGTGATTTAACTGACACAAGTGATCAATCAATGTTGCTTGTTTAACCAGGTATTTGTTTCCAATGCCTAAATGAGAACTTCAAGAGAATCACAATGCATTGTTTTAATATTACTGTCTTTTCAAAATACAGTCTTGTCTAGAAACCAATAGCTGCTATCCTTTGAAGTCTCTCTTTTCATTAAAGCTCTTATTGTGTTAAAGCCTGTAGAATGACAGTAATCCTTATCTTTACTTGTAAAACAAAATAACTACAATATACTAGGATGAAATACTAACATACACTCACATGCTTTTTTATGGTAAAATGAGTAGAGTAGATATTGGTGAGTCCACCAATATCTAGGTACCTGAATAAAAGTAactgaaaatacacttaaattcaATAATTCCTTCATATTACAAAAAAACAAGAAGCATTTAAGCACATCATAATTAATTTTTCCTAATTACATCTATTATCACACAACAACCAGTTTTTGCTTATATAATCTAATATAATATGTTTTACAAAATAGACCtgctgttattaaaaaataacaggGAGCAAATTATTTAGTGTGCATTTCGTTTTCACTctttcattttaaaaattaaaagagTAAAACAGTACTTATGAACAATTCAAGCTTCGGATAGTTTCTATCTTGGGGTGAGCCTTTATGCTGATGGTTTCCACACAACAATCTGGTCTTGGAAATAATAAAATATCTCTTGGCAATATATTGAGGATATCTGTGTGGCCTTGATGAAACCCAAAACATACATGCTCATGAACATTTAGCAACATTTAGAAGAATGTTTTAGTGGATATTGTACCAAAGCAAAATGTGATTTACCCAAATTCATGTTAAAATGTTTGAATATGCTGTCAAATTATTAATATGAGAGGAGCATTGGTTACCAATACAAATATAAGAGAAACAAAAATGCGCTGATGTCAATCTCACAAAAGTGACAGAGGGAAAACAGGTTCCCAGCCACATCCCATCAACTCTTCTCTTACCAAAGCTTCGTTCATAGAGCGGTCCATTATTCAATCTGCTGGGAATGGTGAAGAGGTTAAGAGTGACCCTTAGCAAGCACAGTCTTTGGTGGAGCGCTGTGGCTGCTCACTGAGCTGAGGGCCCTGTTTGTTTCCAGTGAGAGACGGATCTGCCGTCTCTGGGTTCTCTGCCATCCTCTCGCAGATTATGTCCACCAGTCGCTCAAATGTCTGCTTCACGTTAATGTTGTCCTTGGCACTGGCCTCAAAGTACTCAAAGCCTGTGACAGTCAAAAGAAATAAAAGGGCACTATTATATTCAAGTTAAACGAAGAGCTGTAAGAAAACATCCTGCATATAATGGAGATTTTAGTGGAAAACAATGTGTTTAGGAAAACCCACCTAGCTGTTCAGACAGCTGTCTTCCTCTTCCAGAAGCAACCACTCTCTCGTCTTCCATGTCACATTTGTTTCCCACCAGCAGCACTTGAGCATTGTCCCATGAATATGTCTTAATCTGTGTGGACCTAAAAGCAGTACAGGGGTTTATTAAGAAAAAGCATTTGAACGAAATGCTATTGTAATTAAAAtgagacgcagtgtgtttcattgcgaaagcactttgtttggccttccaaatgaggaagcaactagaaatcagtggttaagttattattatacattattacaacactgttccggaacagtacagCGCAAATATTCGAGTGAGTGATGTGCATTtcatggaggactgtttcctgaacctgggagagcagcttacaatggcAGCTGTACACAAAAGATTatggctataaagtggggcaattccgaTGTTgtaaggacagtctgcgcttctgactgatggcgtgtaattcagtactgactattcaaatgcgagttttgagcagtgtagagtagttcttgtttcttgttttacgattgcaaatgcagacatggtgttatgtttacgcaaCGCAGCAACGCGTAAAAAGGCAGTATTAgtcattataatataatatattcatGGTATTGatcttattataaatataatataaaaagacagtatgagtcattataatcagtagctatgtccccactggatgcaacaaatgcctcgtttataattGGTTTTATTGTTGCCGTCTCGTCGCACTGAGAAACGGCATGGTAAGGGGCATTTCTGTCACACGCTTAAGGTATTTGGTCAATCACAAcacaccggatagctggccaatcagagaaaaccttggtttccatcaacgatgagttttgtacaAATCTAAGCATAtcagaaaggcagggcagagaggagcaacaataatgtacagtatgtggaaaataatctTTTTTGAACCTCAGTCTGCATGAACACATTGCATTAGaacatacacaaaataatgctctttttagcaacatcatatggcCCCTTTAATAGGCTAAATGCCTTTGACACTGTATCCTTGTGTATCATGTTGTATACATTTTTGCATACATGTATGATTTACATATTTGCATTCATTAACTTAATGGATTTTAAAAATAGTGGGTTGTGATAACATTTGCCATGTACTGTGGTGgcaaaaattattagaacactagtatttttaccagctaaacaaTGGTTTAcctcagttatttctatcttttgctgtagtgtgtcagaaggaaatatcagtttacatttccaaacatgcattttgccattaattgtaataatttagtAAGATTTTTGTCTGAGATCTGATCTcaccatcatccagtctgtctggaatgacatgaaaaaaACAGAAGAAACTGAGCCAGACTAAAAccaaaagaactgtggcaatgtctccaaaaTGCACCTATTGCAAAatctgctttaaacgcaaaggatgatcataccaaatgttgatttcatttatatattacatattactcaaTTTTATGTTAGTGTCggcgccaatagccttgtgggcagcatgCTGACATATGCTATGGGTGTCCCAAGTTCGAAGCCCACTTTGTTTCCTGTCACTTcttaataaaggcaaaaatgccaaatgTCATTTGGTTTTAGTTCAGTGGATTTTTAGATGTGCATGTTGCATTGGAAAATTGTCATTTTCATTGCAAGATTGATTTGTgacaaaaagaaaacatacagacATACTGACACATAAAAAGAAGAACTGTTCATAATAAGATCAATACCATGAATTTAGAATATAGATTAAGTCATTTTGTGTTGACTTTTGACCGAAGAGATTGTCATTTTAGCCATGTTTAGACTGTCAGTCCAAATCCAATTTATATGCATATCCAATTGGAATCCAATCGTATTTAGCAAGTCTGAATGTCAAAAAATCAtgtaaaatatgatttttacAAATCCATTTCAAGCCACATTCATATGTGacactggagcacaaaaccagtcttaagtcgctggggtatatttgtagcaataggcaaaaatacattgtatgggtcaaaattattgatttttctttcatgccaaaaatcattaggaaattaagtaaagatcatgttccatgacgattttttgtaaaattcttactgtaaacatatcaaaatgtaatttttgattagtaatatgcattgttaagtacttaatttggagaactttaaaggtgattttctcagtattttgatttatttgcaccctcagattccagattttcaaatagatgtatctcagccaaatattgccctatcataacaaaccatacatcaataaaaagcttatttattgagatttcatatgatgtatacatctcagttttgtaaaatttaaccttatgactggttttgtggtccagggtcacatattatgtgtTTTGAAATCCTATTCAAATCGCACTTGTGgatttctgtttcagattggATTTTGTGTAGCTTTTTTGCCTACGTCACTTTCTCATgccaaataaaacataaaaatgttatACGTTGTTTGTAGAAAACATGCTGAATGTCTCTGCATAAACAAGGTTGTGTTTTTGCGAAGTGGAAGTCAAGCAGAAAATGACAATATATTGCTGCTGTTGGAGACTGCAGCATGCAATAAAGCTGCACATCCCAGCTTCCTATGTTTTGCCACTGCCTTATTACACGCAATATAATCCAGCGCAATAACAACACGTTCTTACGATGTAAAAAAAACCCTGTTTTTAGAGTATGCATTCCTATGCAACATTTTTGCCATAGAAACCAATGCAGACAGAATCCGATCTGAACAGATGCAAAACACAGTGTGGACAGTCAAACATGCACAAAAATCAGATTCGGACTGTCAGTCTGAACAAGGCTTTTGACCGATGTGACTGGGTTGCAATTTCACATTCAGTGTGGAGAAATTACTTGTAGTTGGAATCATATCACATCGCACCTGGTTGTTGATAATATAGCGCATGTTCTAAGTTTCGACAGAAACTAGGTCACATCTTTGCAAATATGTCAATTTTATGGATAAAATGGATAAAAATAAACACTATCATACCAATCCTGAACGGCATTAAAGGAATCCTCATTGGTGATGTCATACATCAGAATGAAGCCCATAGCGCCACGATAGTATGCTGTTGTGATGGTCCTGTACCTTTCCTGTCCAGCAGTGTCCTGGAATATACAGAAGTTAGAGTCTAAATGTCTTGATAGTTCTATCACATATATTAAGAAAAAACTCcctaaaggggacatcggatgcaaaattcacttttacatggtgtttgcataaaaatgtgtcttagcagtgtagacacaaccaccctacaatgataaaaatccattcactctttTTTAATctccaaaaaacctaaacagtctcaattatcaagccgttttgacttTCTGAGCATTATGACATCATACTTCTCAGGCCCTGCCTATGACCGCTGATGGACTGTCCTGAATTAACATATTTCCGTCCTCAGCGAGTTGTACGTtattttgtagttggatgtaaaagtaaaaataagccttcattttctcccaacatcagaGCCACTTGAGGTTGCAGTGGATTAGTTCTTGATCGTAACGTaccaacaaatacacaaaaaaagagaggggcggagtgagcagtagctcattatcatttaaagacacATGCACTGAAACATGTCGCTGTGAACAGGGCTGctgttttacacaaccattgaggaattttaaccaaagtatgttgcagacataaGACCCCaacataccaacttgtggaaaatgggcatccgatatcCCCTTTTATCAAAATAACACAGCTCAAACAACAAAACTCAAGACTCTagcagaaagtaaaaaaaaatgaatgtgaaAATTATTATTTGATGAACTCCTCACCCATATTTGGAGCTTTATCCTCTTGTCGTTCCGGTAGATGGTCTTCACTTTGAAGTCGATGCCGACAGTGCTGACGAAAGCGGGTGTGAAGGAGTCATCAGCGTAGCGGAACAGGAAACTGGTTTTGCCAACACTGCTGTTACCAATAATCAGGATCTTAAACATGTAGTCAAAGTTCTGATCCGCAGACTCTTTTTGTCCATATCGAGCATCATTTGCTGAGGCCATCtacaaacaataaaacaaagaagATGATTCATAGAATTGCTATTCTGTTTCCATAATGCACAAGTTGCGATGAAATGGAATCAGCGACAGATCTTTTATTCCacatgtgtccctggaccacaaaaccaatattaagtagcacaggtatatttgtagtaaaatgttttttttttaatggcaaaaattattaggatattaagtgaagattaagatattttataaactTCCCACCGTGAATATATGAAaacttttttgattagtattatgcattgctaagaacttcatttggacaactttaaaaggcaattttctcaatattttttgcaccctcagattccagatattcaaatagttgtacctcagccaaatattgccctatcctaacaaaccatgcatcaatggaaagcaacTTTCATgtgatgtttaaatctcaaataataaaaaaaggcccttatgactgttttttggtccagggtcacatactgtcATACATTCAAGTAATGGATTATGACAAAATGTAAAGCAAGGACTTGCATTGGTTGTAGACTGGTTTTTAAAATGTGGGTGTTGCAGATAGGAAAACAGACATAactacattttcatttcattcttATACTGTACAATGTTCAGTGGTGTGAGAAACAGTTCCTGGCAATGTGTTAAAACAAATATGTTTTCTTACTCACAGCCTGTTTGCTGAATTACAACACAAGTTCCTAGTGAATAGTAGGTGTAACCTGCACTATCCCTGTATCCTCCTGGATTGAGCTGGGCTGTCCGTGTAGCTAGGGATTTTAAAGGTTTTGTGTCGGCTAAACCCTGTGCTTAGCTCAGGATCTGAGCACACCAACAATATTATGAAAAGATTACTCTATATTCCCATTTTATTATGGAAGACCAATTGGTTTCTTTCCCATATAAGGACAAACCAACCCCTGAATGTTCATTCCTGCTTTGTTCAGTCTGTTATTTGTCAGGCCACCTGAGTAGCCCATTTCTTAATTCAAACATATGGCTCAGGCTAGGCGTACAAGATTACAGCATGAAACCTTTACGTGTGGGAAGCGCTGCTACGTTCACGAGCTAACTGTCCAATCGAGACGTTCAGAACAAACGGCAGCTGGTGAGAGCGAGACTGCCTGCTGCTATATGGCCGATAATGGTTAAGTCAGTTGAGCTCCGGTTAGCATCTATCCGCTTAACCCACGGACTGATTTCCATTTTTATTCGGGTCAGTGAGTGACTAACCATCCCATCGATCGAACAGCCAGTATTCATCATAACAGCCAGCGACAATGTGCTGAGTGTCAAAAGCCGGTTGACATGTTAGTTTGTAGCACGCAGCGATGGATTATAAGGTTACAGCAGAGGCTTTTTATGATTCATCCCAGTTAGCGATGTCAAATGAAGGTTACGGTGGTTTTAAAATAAAACCATTGATTTCCTGACGTTTCTCTGCGATTTGTGTAGCATTTCGAAATAAATGCAATGTTGTCAGAGAAAGCTCAGCTTACCTTAAGAGGATGTTTATTCGGTGTGGTTTGGATGCAGTTCCCTTTTCCCTGCCAGTGCACCTGCGATTGTGCTTTCGTCACTCTTTGGCAGCCAGCTGGGGGTGGGGCTAAACAATGACTGACATGTGAATAAGCCAATCACACGTTCGATCGGTCACCGTAGAGATTTAGCGGTCTTGTAGAAAGATGCATGAAGCAACAAGAACATTTCCGAGATTTTTGTTTTTGAGgtattttaatttgaaattaaTTTGAAGTCATAATTTCCTACATTTTAGAATTTCAATAaaatatgtcataattatgaaataaaaagtcataattataatatttaaaacctAGTATAGTCTAAACTAGTCTAAGTCATAAATACAAAGATGAAATTTTTTTATGAGATTAAAAATTGCAGCTAAACTTATGGCAAAATTAGCCACTATGAATTCATAAGAAATCATAAGTCGTAAGAAATTGTAAGTCATTATTATAACACAAGTAGTCAAAATACTAAGTTATGATTATGACAAAATCAAAATAATGACAATCAAAATAAAAGGtgacagtcaaaattatgacaacaAATAGAAATGTTGAGACAGTCATTATTTCAATTTGTGTCACTTGATTTTTCTAAACTTTTAGTAAATTATGACTTGTAATTTTTCTGAACTTGTAAtgtcattattatttttgtcacaattttgacttcagaATAATgacaatcaaaataaaatgagtcaaaattatgacaacaAATAGAAATGTTGAGACTGTCATAATTTCATTTGACTCATGGCATGTTTCTGAActtttaatgttataattaatatttttgccATCAATCTGACTTCAATATAAtgacaatcaaaataaaatatgacagtcaaaattatgacaacaATGTAAGACATAAAGACATGGTCAAGACATAAATTATGACTTGCCATTTTCTGAACTTTTAAtgtcatcattattatttttgcCACCATTTCAAAATAATGCCAAAATGTTTATCCTATAATTTTGACCATTTATATCATACTTTTAGTCACATTTAGacttttcataaaataaattaaattttatgtcTTAATTATGATGTATATCATTATTTAAACTTTTTGCCCAGTTCCAATTTTTTGTTTAATCTTATGATCTACCAAAGCCTTTTTTATCTATATTTGACCAtagaccacaaatccagtcataagggttcattttttaaaatggacatttatacaataaatactctttccattgacgtatggcGGGATAGGACCATATCTGGCTAAGATACATCCGTttgcaaatctggaatctgagtaaaatctaaatattgaggaaaatcgcctttaaagttgtcccaaAAAACTaaacttagcaatgcatatcactaatcaaaatgtaacttttgatatatttatagtagcaaatttataaaatatcttcatcgaacatgatcattacctaatatcctaatgatttttggcataaaagaaaaatattgactaatacaatgtattgttggctattgctacaaatatacctttgctaCTTAAGACATATATATTGTGTAAATACGTTCCCATCTAACACATAAACAGCTTACTAATATTTCTTTGTTTATTGGCATTGGGAACAGGAAAACAATCACAGCAACATTAGTAACAGCGTTGTAGTGGTAAACAGTACTTTTGGGATTGTCAGATCTGCGACAGAAAAAGACCAAACAGAGGTGTGCCGTATGGAAACTTTGCATGACCACTCAGCGTTTCTTTCGCCACATGAAACATTGCTACAAAGAGCACAGACTGACATTAAAATGAACATATAGCCAATAATTAAAAGCCCATTTACATACAAAGATTCCACTGTATCCAATATTAAAATTCATACCATGGTATAAAAAGGACACAAATAGCCGGAACTGAGTCCGAAAGACTGTTATTAATCATGAATACTCTTAAATAAAAGAACTAAAAGAAAACTAAATGCTCAAATCAGTACGTTACTGACAGTAGTAGATGTCATTGATGGAAATTAGCCAGTGGCAACATGGAAATTACAGTACAGCATGGATCATGCTTGCTTGGCACTTGTACTGTCATTGGCTATGTCCCTGTGAAGAGCAGAGCACTGATCAATGACCAAAAACCAAAGAACACAAAAGGTCTGGCACAGAAAACTAACTTTGGCTTAATGTGTTGTAGCGCACAGGTTGGTCTTAGAACAAAACTCTTCACTCTTGTTTAGACATCATACATTTGTAAAGATGTTAAGATACCTCAG of Garra rufa chromosome 10, GarRuf1.0, whole genome shotgun sequence contains these proteins:
- the rab3aa gene encoding RAB3A, member RAS oncogene family, a; translated protein: MASANDARYGQKESADQNFDYMFKILIIGNSSVGKTSFLFRYADDSFTPAFVSTVGIDFKVKTIYRNDKRIKLQIWDTAGQERYRTITTAYYRGAMGFILMYDITNEDSFNAVQDWSTQIKTYSWDNAQVLLVGNKCDMEDERVVASGRGRQLSEQLGFEYFEASAKDNINVKQTFERLVDIICERMAENPETADPSLTGNKQGPQLSEQPQRSTKDCAC